In Drosophila simulans strain w501 chromosome 3R, Prin_Dsim_3.1, whole genome shotgun sequence, a single window of DNA contains:
- the LOC6728313 gene encoding rhodanese domain-containing protein CG4456, whose amino-acid sequence MATYEEVKDIPNHPEKYLFDVRNESELKETGILPASINIPLTELEKALNLPEKDFAQTYGRAKPAVDAVMIFSCKAGGRAARAANLASTLGFTNAKAYAGSWTEWQAKQS is encoded by the exons atggccACCTACGAGGAAGTCAAGGACATACCAAACCACCCGGAGAAGTACCTGTTCGATGTGCGCAACGAGTCGGAGCTGAAGGAGACGGGCATCCTGCCCGCCAGCATAAACATTCCAC TGACTGAGCTGGAGAAGGCTCTGAACTTGCCGGAGAAGGACTTCGCCCAGACTTATGGACGCGCAAAGCCGGCCGTCGATGCGGTCATGATCTTCTCTTGCAAGGCGGGAGGACGCGCTGCCCGGGCGGCCAATCTGGCCAGCACGCTGGGCTTTACCAA CGCCAAGGCTTATGCCGGATCCTGGACGGAGTGGCAAGCCAAGCAGTCCTAA
- the LOC6728312 gene encoding DNA polymerase theta, with amino-acid sequence MSFSQSFNFGNSTLMALERGMQADDKENAQPGNGTIQVQSAGNEVNSEIQEINSEFFRDEFSYEVNQAHKPVEQSVVNVSQVQQHMAVISNQDSEDQSRSSPLNDEICTENSFESEVVVQEQPNLDENSFLCPAQDEEASEQLKEDILLSHSVLAKQEFYQEILQVTQNLSSMSPNQLRVSPNSSRIREAVPERPAMPLDLNSLRPISAWNLPMSIQEEYKKKGVVQMFDWQVECLSNPKLLFEHCNLVYSAPTSAGKTLVSEIMMLKTVLERGKKVLLILPFISVVREKMFYMQDLLTPAGYRVEGFYGGYTPPGGFESLDVAICTIEKANSIVNKLMEQGKLETIGMVVVDEVHLISDKGRGYILELLLAKILYMSRRNGLQIQVITMSATLANVQLLQSWLDAELYITHYRPVALKEMIKVGTVIYDHSLKLIRDVAKEKEFLKGLENDSDDVALLCIETLLEGCSVIVFCPSKDWCENLAVQLATAIHGQIKSGTVLGQRLRANLDPRAIAEVKQQLRDIPTGLDAVMSKAITYACAFHHAGLTTEERDIVEASFKAGALKVLVATSTLSSGVNLPARRVLIRSPLFGGKQMSSLTYRQMIGRAGRMGKDTLGESILICNEINARMGRDLVLSDLQPITSCLDMDGSTHLKRALLEVISSGVANTKEDIDFFVNCTLLSAEKDFHAKEKPPDEEPDDNYINDALDFLVEYEFVRLQRNEEKETAVYVATRLGAACLASSMPPTDGLILFAELQKSRRSFVLESELHAVYLVTPYSVCYQLQDLDWLLYVNMWEKLSSPMKKVGELVGVRDAFLSKALRGQTKLDYKQMQIHKRFYIALALEELVNETPINVVVHKFKCHRGMLQSLQQMAATFAGIVTAFCNSLQWSTLALIVSQFKDRLFFGIQRDLIDLMRIPDLSQKRARALFDAGITSLVELAGADALVLEKVLYNSLSFDSAKQNDNENAEEAAKRNVVRNFYITGKAGMTVSEAAKLLIGEARQFVQHEIGLGTIKWTQTQAGEDKASRAIQDGVEVDLHMSLEEEQPPVKRKLSIEENGTANTQKNPRLETLVDKQQGYKVHKMNPNLKKIEYAQNKTPGSPTAHMDNLNLISNDPQLANGEKPSTSQSASKKLVKEGMAERRRVALMKIQQRTQKENQSKDQPIQAPRSNPLSSPVNRTPANRWRQSENANNEMNNRQLPCRNPRNQSPVPNPNRAVSRIASNAEEDLFMADDSFMLNTGLAAALTAAESKIAPCAEPEVIPSSQPKEPEVIGALTPHASRLKRSQQLRSQRMQSHSPTPPREIKMDLESKNESNGVSSMEISDMSMENSLMKNPLHLNASHIMSCSKVDEPALSFSSIDIIDVCGHRNAFQAAVIEIKEATRLGFSVGLQAQAGKQKPLIGANLLINQVAAAENREAAARERVLFQVDDSSFISCVSFCRADNVAFYWNMQIDDRAACQGVPTPLKVQELCNLMARKDLTLVMHDGKEQLKMLRKAIPQLQKISVKLEDAKVANWLLQPDKTVNFLNMCQTFAPECTGLANLCGSGRGYSSYGLDTSSAILPRIRTAIESCVTLHILKGQTENLGRIGEGNLLKFFHDIEMPIQLTLCQMELVGFPAQKQRLQQLYQRMVAVMKKLETKIYEQHGSRFNLGSSQAVAKVLGLHRKARGRVTTSRQVLEKLNSPISHLILGYRKLSCLLAKSIQPLMECCQADRIHGQSITYTATGRISMTEPNLQNVAKEFCIQVGSDAVNISCRSPFMPTDEDRCLLSADFCQLEMRILAHMSQDKALLEVMNSPQDLFIAIAAHWNKIKESEVTPDLRNSTKQVCYGIVYGMGMRSLAESLNCSEQEARIISDQFHEAYKGIRDYTRRVVNFARGKGFVETITGRRRYLEMTNSDMEHLKKAERQAVNSTIQGSAADIAKNAILKMEKNIERYREKLALGDKSVDLVMHLHDELIFEVPTGKAKKIAKVLSITMESCVKLSVPLKVKLRIGRSWGELKEISV; translated from the exons ATGTCATTCTCGCAGTCGTTCAATTTCGGAAACAGCACCTTAATGGCGCTGGAAAGAGGAATGCAAGCGGACGACAAGGAGAATGCACAGCCAGGAAATGGAACTATCCAAGTCCAAAGTGCCGGCAATGAGGTAAATAGCGAAATCCAGGAAATTAACTCGGAGTTTTTTCGGGACGAGTTCTCCTACGAAGTGAATCAGGCCCATAAGCCAGTGGAACAATCAGTGGTCAATGTGTCTCAGGTTCAGCAGCATATGGCAGTTATTTCCAATCAGGACTCTGAGGATCAGAGCCGCTCATCCCCTTTGAATGATGAAATCTGCACGGAGAATTCGTTCGAAAGCGAAGTCGTCGTGCAGGAGCAGCCCAATCTGGATGAGAACAGTTTTTTGTGTCCTGCGCAGGATGAAGAGGCTTCCGAGCAGCTGAAGGAGGACATCCTGCTCAGCCATTCCGTACTGGCCAAGCAGGAATTCTACCAAGAAATTTTGCAAGTCACGCAGAACCTGAGCAGCATGTCGCCGAACCAACTGCGAGTGTCGCCAAACTCCTCGAGGATCCGCGAAGCGGTGCCCGAGAGACCAGCAATGCCGCTTGATCTCAACTCGCTTAGACCAATAAGCGCATGGAACCTGCCCATGAGCATTCAGGAGGAGTACAAGAAAAAGGGTGTCGTCCAGATGTTCGACTGGCAGGTGGAGTGCCTCTCCAACCCAAAATTGCTGTTCGAGCACTGCAACCTGGTGTATTCCGCACCCACGTCGGCGGGCAAAACGTTGGTTAGTGAGATAATGATGCTGAAAACCGTACTGGAACGTGGTAAAAAGGTTCTGCTCATACTGCCCTTCATCTCGGTGGTGCGCgagaaaatgttttacatGCAGGATCTGCTCACGCCGGCTGGTTACCGCGTGGAAGGATTCTACGGCGGCTATACGCCACCAGGAGGCTTTGAAAGCCTTGATGTGGCCATTTGCACAATAGAGAAGGCGAACTCCATTGTGAACAAGCTGATGGAGCAGGGCAAACTAGAAACCATAGGCATGGTGGTGGTAGACGAAGTGCATCTCATTTCGGACAAGGGACGCGGCTATATCCTGGAACTTCTGCTAGCCAAGATCCTCTACATGTCACGACGCAATGGACTGCAGATCCAGGTGATCACCATGTCGGCCACACTGGCGAatgtgcagctgctgcaaagCTGGCTTGACGCCGAGTTGTACATCACACACTACCGACCCGTTGCTCTAAAGGAAATGATTAAGGTGGGCACAGTAATTTATGACCACAGTTTGAAATTAATTCGGGATGTGGCCAAGGAAAAGGAATTTTTGAAAGGCCTGGAAAACGATTCCGATGATGTGGCCCTTCTCTGCATAGAGACGTTGCTGGAGGGCTGCTCCGTAATCGTGTTCTGCCCCTCGAAAGATTGGTGCGAGAACCTGGCCGTTCAATTGGCCACCGCAATACATGGCCAAATCAAATCTGGAACAGTGCTGGGCCAACGATTGAGGGCAAATCTGGATCCGAGGGCTATTGCAGAAGTGAAGCAACAACTCAGGGACATTCCCACAG GTCTCGATGCGGTCATGTCGAAGGCGATCACCTACGCCTGTGCGTTTCACCACGCCGGCCTAACTACGGAGGAGCGGGACATTGTGGAAGCCTCGTTTAAGGCAGGAGCACTGAAGGTTCTAGTCGCCACCAGCACACTGAGTTCGGGAGTGAATCTGCCCGCTCGGCGCGTCCTGATACGCTCGCCATTATTTGGGGGCAAGCAAATGAGTTCCCTAACGTACCGCCAGATGATCGGACGAGCTGGACGCATGGGAAAGGATACGCTGGGTGAGTCAATTCTCATCTGCAACGAGATTAATGCCCGAATGGGAAGAGACCTGGTCCTATCGGATCTACAGCCCATTACTTCCTGCCTCGATATGGACGGAAGC ACCCACTTGAAGCGCGCTCTACTCGAGGTGATTTCTTCTGGTGTAGCGAACACTAAAGAAGACATCGACTTCTTCGTGAATTGTACCCTGCTGAGTGCCGAAAAGGATTTCCACGCAAAGGAGAAACCACCAGATGAGGAACCTGATGACAATTACATTAACGATGCCCTCGACTTTCTTGTGGAGTACGAGTTCGTTCGCCTGCAAAGGAACGAGGAAAAGGAGACAGCAGTCTATGTGGCCACTCGTCTCGGTGCCGCGTGTCTGGCTTCCTCTATGCCGCCCACTGACGGCCTCATCCTTTTTGCGGAACTCCAGAAATCTCGTCGCTCCTTCGTCCTAGAGTCAGAGCTGCATGCTGTTTACCTAGTAACGCCCTATTCTGTCTGCTACCAACTTCAAGATCTCGACTGGCTGCTGTACGTGAATATGTGGGAAAAGTTGAGCTCGCCCATGAAAAAAGTGGGCGAGCTAGTTGGAGTCAGGGACGCCTTCCTCTCCAAAGCTCTGCGTGGTCAAACGAAACTGGACTacaagcaaatgcaaatacataAACG TTTCTATATAGCTCTGGCTCTAGAAGAACTGGTTAACGAGACTCCAATAAACGTGGTGGTGCACAAGTTTAAGTGCCACCGAGGAATGCTGCAGAGTCTGCAGCAAATGGCCGCGACCTTTGCAGGCATTGTCACTGCTTTCTGCAACTCTCTGCAGTGGTCCACACTCGCCCTGATCGTGTCCCAATTTAAGGATCGTCTCTTCTTTGGCATTCAAAGGGATCTTATCGATCTAATGCGAATACCCGATCTGTCGCAGAAACGAGCTCGTGCTCTCTTTGATGCTGGCATCACCAGTTTGGTAGAGCTGGCGGGCGCTGATGCCCTAGTATTGGAAAAGGTGCTCTATAACTCACTCAGCTTCGACTCTGCAAAGCAAAACGACAACGAGAACGCGGAGGAGGCGGCCAAGCGAAATGTAGTGAGAAATTTCTATATCACCGGCAAGGCGGGGATGACAGTGAGTGAGGCTGCCAAACTATTGATTGGAGAAGCTCGGCAGTTTGTTCAGCACGAGATCGGACTGGGCACAATTAAATGGACCCAAACTCAGGCGGGTGAGGACAAAGCTTCGAGGGCAATACAAGATGGCGTGGAGGTAGACCTCCACATGTCCCTGGAGGAGGAACAGCCGCCAGTAAAGAGGAAATTGTCCATCGAAGAAAATGGCACAGCCAATACACAAAAAAATCCCAGACTCGAAACACTAGTGGACAAACAGCAAGGCTATAAAGTTCATAAGATGAACCCGAATCttaaaaaaatcgaatatGCGCAAAATAAGACTCCAGGGAGTCCAACTGCACATATGGATAACCTAAACCTGATTAGCAATGACCCACAACTAGCAAATGGAGAAAAACCTAGTACCAGTCAAAGTGCTAGTAAGAAGCTCGTTAAGGAGGGAATGGCCGAACGCCGCAGGGTCGCTTTAATGAAGATTCAGCAACGCACCCAAAAAGAGAACCAGTCTAAGGATCAGCCAATACAGGCGCCGAGGTCTAACCCACTTTCAAGTCCGGTTAATAGAACGCCCGCAAATCGATGGAGACAATCGGAAAACGCAAACAATGAGATGAACAATCGTCAACTGCCCTGCAGAAATCCACGAAATCAATCACCAGTACCCAATCCAAACCGCGCTGTCTCAAGGATAGCTTCCAACGCAGAGGAGGATTTGTTTATGGCAGACGATTCCTTTATGCTGAACACTGGTCTAGCCGCTGCCCTCACGGCAGCCGAGAGCAAAATTGCCCCTTGCGCGGAGCCGGAAGTGATACCTAGCTCGCAACCTAAGGAGCCGGAGGTGATCGGTGCATTGACTCCACATGCATCCAGACTGAAGCGTTCCCAACAGTTGCGATCACAGCGCATGCAAAGTCACAGCCCTACCCCGCCACGTGAAATCAAAATGGATTTGGAATCGAAAAACGAATCCAACGGGGTCTCCTCTATGGAAATCTCGGACATGTCTATGGAGAACTCACTTATGAAAAATCCCTTACATCTGAATGCCTCGCACATTATGAGCTGCTCGAAAGTAGATGAACCTGCCTTGAGTTTCTCTTCCATAGATATAATCGATGTGTGTGGCCACCGGAATGCGTTTCAAGCTGCTGTCATCGAGATCAAAGAAGCCACGCGTTTGGGATTTAGCGTTGGCCTGCAGGCTCAAGCGGGCAAACAGAAGCCGCTAATTGGAGCCAACCTCTTGATCAATCAAGTTGCGGCGGCTGAGAACCGGGAGGCGGCTGCCAGGGAACGTGTGCTATTCCAAGTGGACGACAGCTCCTTCATCTCTTGTGTTTCTTTCTGTCGTGCGGACAATGTTGCCTTCTATtggaatatgcaaattgacGACCGTGCAGCATGTCAGGGAGTGCCCACCCCTCTGAAGGTGCAGGAATTGTGCAACCTGATGGCTCGAAAGGATCTCACGCTAGTCATGCACGACGGAAAGGAGCAGCTTAAGATGCTGCGCAAAGCGATTCCGCAGCTACAAAAGATTAGCGTCAAGCTGGAGGATGCCAAGGTGGCAAACTGGCTGCTGCAGCCGGACAAAACAGTGAATTTTCTAAATATG TGCCAGACATTCGCTCCGGAATGCACTGGCCTTGCGAATCTCTGTGGCAGTGGTCGTGGTTATAGCAGCTACGGGCTTGATACCTCCAGTGCCATTCTGCCGAGGATTAGGACGGCCATTGAATCCTGCGTAACGCTGCACATACTCAAGGGACAGACTGAGAACCTTGGCAGGATCGGCGAAGGTAACTTGCTTAAGTTTTTCCACG ATATTGAAATGCCCATTCAATTGACTCTTTGCCAAATGGAGCTTGTGGGCTTTCCCGCCCAGAAGCAGCGACTCCAACAGCTCTATCAGCGCATGGTGGCCGTTATGAAGAAACTGGAAACAAAGATTTATGAGCAGCATGGTTCCCGTTTCAATCTGGGCTCGTCACAAGCTGTTGCCAAGGTGCTGGGCCTCCACCGAAAAGCAAGAGGACGAGTTACCACCTCGCGCCAGGTGCTGGAGAAGTTGAACTCGCCCATTTCGCATTTGATACTGGGCTATCGAAAGCTGTCTTgtctcttggccaaaagcattcAGCCGCTAATGGAGTGCTGCCAGGCGGATAGAATTCATGGCCAGAGCATTACATATACGGCAACGGGTCGTATTTCCATGACAGAGCCGAACCTGCAAAATGTCGCCAAGGAATTCTGCATACAAGTGGGCTCTGATGCGGTCAACATATCCTGTCGGTCACCATTCATGCCCACGGATGAGGACCGATGTCTTTTGTCAGCTGACTTCTGTCAGCTGGAGATGCGGATCCTTGCCCACATGTCGCAGGATAAGGCTCTGCTGGAGGTGATGAACTCGCCGCAGGACCTGTTCATCGCAATTGCGGCGCATTGGAACAAAATCAAGGAGTCCGAAGTGACGCCGGACCTCCGCAACAGCACCAAGCAGGTGTGCTACGGAATCGTCTACGGCATGGGCATGCGATCCCTGGCCGAGTCGTTGAACTGCAGTGAGCAGGAGGCGCGGATTATATCCGATCAGTTTCACGAGGCGTACAAGGGTATTCGCGATTACACCAGGAGGGTGGTCAATTTCGCACGCGGCAAGGGATTTGTTGAGACCATTACTGGACGGCGACGCTATTTGGAAATGACCAACAGTGATATGGAGCATCTGAAAA AGGCCGAGCGACAGGCCGTTAACTCCACCATCCAAGGATCGGCTGCGGATATTGCGAAGAACGCTATTCTGAAGATGGAAAAGAACATTGAGCGTTATCGCGAAAAGCTGGCCTTGGGCGACAAGTCAGTTGACCTGGTAATGCACCTACATGACGAACTCATCTTCGAGGTGCCAACGGGAAAGGCCAAAAAAATAGCCAAAGTTCTTAGCATCACCATGGAGAGCTGCGTGAAACTCAGCGTGCCCCTAAAGGTGAAGCTGAGGATCGGACGCAGTTGGGGTGAATTAAAGGAGATTAGCGTGTAG